From the Theileria equi strain WA chromosome 4 map unlocalized gcontig_1105316255041, whole genome shotgun sequence genome, one window contains:
- a CDS encoding conserved hypothetical protein (encoded by transcript BEWA_047410A), with protein sequence MNSMSDGKKQAAAFLAGFTSSQLFILMVSSGSYAVDRFMLPRSYVGMYINRTIIAFRLSTFIGSLLLNIPVLSIEEFKKGLNIVSTVSIWLYCLSFLALLLIYYNGGKKGHIMYYYCAIIFASIVYGSNNVCLPAVIGKDMPFYVGSIQLSAVMVSAYQFLFTKIAKAWMVTNIPYKLIVGQLSLVVFVSGISAILWSVAYADANITGGSTNFNGIGKALSPIMLTTLGFGMQNLFYPAIAPYKFIGMGPGSKISMAVLFTSTIPGMTIFAMSQGGANLGPNQPWKGWHSAWAFYLIELLLGLLFLLSLHYPGVSEFFGMKSGCMIAVFTILYDWCVQTTRAAGMGGAAMQTGSNNPAMATVNAFGFSLAMLSFAFMGNGYLTTYRQAEQDRDNWPTKHFTTKKAFWYWYSSSAKGAYRTCMTSYTRDIRGTILGKKEHLFIVYEDTPPEDEDPFFDLPFIKKKEEVECTPYPFVPPY encoded by the coding sequence ATGAACAGTATGTCTGACGGGAAGAAACAGGCGGCTGCCTTCTTGGCAGGCTTTACTTCTTCTCAGTTGTTCATTCTCATGGTTTCTTCTGGGAGTTATGCGGTGGACAGGTTTATGCTTCCCAGGAGTTACGTGGGAATGTACATTAACAGGACTATTATTGCATTCAGGCTGTCTACATTCATTGGATCGCTTCTTCTTAATATACCAGTACTTAGCATTGAGGAATTTAAAAAGGGCCTTAACATTGTTTCTACGGTATCCATTTGGTTATATTGTCTATCCTTCCTAGCTCTGCTACTGATATATTACAATGGAGGGAAAAAGGGACACATTATGTACTACTACTGTGCGATCATTTTCGCATCGATTGTATACGGTTCAAATAACGTCTGCCTTCCGGCTGTAATAGGGAAGGATATGCCCTTTTACGTAGGTTCTATCCAGTTATCTGCCGTCATGGTTTCCGCTTACCAGTTTTTGTTCACAAAGATTGCAAAGGCATGGATGGTCACAAATATTCCATACAAGTTAATTGTCGGACAATTATCACTTGTAGTGTTTGTATCTGGGATATCTGCAATATTGTGGTCAGTTGCATATGCAGATGCTAATATCACTGGTGGAAGTActaattttaatggaataGGTAAGGCCTTATCTCCAATTATGTTGACTACTTTGGGATTCGGAATGCAAAATCTCTTCTATCCTGCTATTGCtccttacaaatttattGGAATGGGTCCTGGTTCTAAGATTTCAATGGCTGTCTTATTCACAAGCACAATACCAGGTATGACTATCTTTGCCATGTCTCAGGGTGGTGCAAATCTTGGTCCAAATCAACCATGGAAAGGATGGCATAGTGCATGGGCCTTTTATTTAATAGAGTTATTACTTGGACTGTTGTTTCTCCTGTCTTTGCACTATCCAGGGGTCTCAGAATTTTTTGGTATGAAAAGTGGCTGCATGATTGCTGTTTTTACAATATTATATGATTGGTGCGTTCAGACGACTAGAGCCGCTGGAATGGGTGGAGCTGCTATGCAAACAGGAAGTAATAACCCGGCAATGGCTACTGTTAATGCCTTTGGATTTTCTTTGGCCATGCTAAGTTTTGCATTCATGGGCAACGGGTATCTCACAACGTATAGACAGGCTGAACAAGATAGAGACAACTGGCCTACCAAACACTTTACCACAAAAAAGGCATTCTGGTACTGGTACTCGAGTTCAGCCAAAGGTGCCTATAGAACCTGCATGACGTCTTATACAAGGGATATCAGGGGCACCATTCTCGGAAAGAAGGAGCATCTCtttattgtctatgaagatactccacctgaagatgaagatcCCTTCTTTGATCTACCATTCATtaagaagaaagaagaggtCGAATGCACACCATATCCGTTTGTGCCTCCTTACTAa